In Enoplosus armatus isolate fEnoArm2 chromosome 12, fEnoArm2.hap1, whole genome shotgun sequence, the DNA window TTATCACCTGGTTAACTGAATCACTGAGTGCAAGTGGATACAAATATTCTCTCAACATCCACATAAGTCCACATGAGTCATGGCAGCATCGTCTCTGTATGCGCTTTACAGTAGGACTTGTTTGTCTGGAGAACTGGCCTCACCACGATGGTATGAATTTCATGCCAAGAAATGAGTTCCACATGTACAAATCTTTGATCATCCAACCATCAGAAAATAACCTCAATACGACTTTAGTTTAGTACTTTGAATGAATCGTGAGCACATGAATCATAGAATGATGAACGGGTATAATCGTGTaggagtttgtttttctgcagcgcTGACCTCAACATGAAGGCACAGAGTTCAGCTTGGAACAgatttcaggttttgttttgttttttgtttccaagGGTGACTTTTAATTGATTGTAGTAAAAGACAAGTAACATTATAGGATAAATATTTAGCCCCAGTTATCTGCTTTTTGCTTTCATACGATATAGTTTTTTTCTGGCTTCAGACTGGAAATAAGGACATGAGTAATGCATCAATGGCAGTAGGAAATGTAGATAGTGGAATAAGCTGACAAGAAGTAGCTCATGGCTGTAATCACATACCGGCAATAGATCCATCACAGTTTATCTGTGTAATAAGTTTAGATATaaatgcagtttgttttctgtatttatacCATCAAATGCTAACCACAGCAAATctacattatattacatagACATTTCCTTATATGTTACATATATTATACccataatgtgtttatttttagttattttgtttattttctgcagccATGGTGTTATATAGTTACAATATATAGGGTATATGGGCTAGGTGAGCACTGATATTGGGTCTatatttgtgttgtatttttgattttcatttttggaaGAATCAAGCACAAAGTATCTGTTCGTCTGATGAGAATTTATGTTGGCATTTAATTCGATTTTCTTTCCAaatagcttttattttatgtcctTGTGCCCCCCGCTGAATGAGATGGgaaaatttgaattttaaaaaatggtcacaaacaaaacaatgtgccATGAAGTCCCAGTACAGTAGAAATGGGTTCTTGCTGTCTCGTTTAAAAACCCAGGGGCCCGGGGGGTGAAGCTGTGGACGGCCACATCCTGGCCTTTTAGTAATTGCTACATGCTTCTCTTCCTCAGATTACAGGCCAGTCTGCCAGAAGAATCTCTGGCCTTATTCCTGGAGCCAAACTAGCCCCTTGTTAAAGCCACAGAcctgcttctttctgttttcatacACTTTCTTTGGGTTAAGACACCAAGCACCACATTGTTGGTGCGCTCAATAACATGGTTTTATTGGGTATGAGGACACACTAGATATGTACTTTTGCATCCATGACCTTGTAGAAATGTAAGAAATTCTTCCGCTCACTTGCTGTCTGGTTGATGACAGTTTGATGGAATTCCAGTTGAATAGCTGGAAGACCAAGATTATTTTTTGAAGTCTTAGTGTAACGTGTGATTAGCTTGAAAAATGGCTCTGTGCTTTGACAGGACCACCGCTGATCTATTCATCTCTGGTTCTCTCCGGTCTTTCCCCCTTCCTTTCTGTTCTGCTCAGGTTTCCTGGGTGCAACGGCGGCCCACTCCCTCACCAACTCTGCCGCCCCAAACGCTGTCCTCAACAGCTTAAACTCCTCCATGAGCCCTCTGCAGACCCCGAGCCCCAGCGCCCCCAcagcctccccctccctctggcCCAGTTCCCTCACTAGCACCCAAGGTTGGTATATTGTCCAATACACATCTTACTTCAAGATCAAAGTACTGGACTCCTAAATATTATTTCAGTTATTTGACATGCTTTAATTTATGTCATATTTTAAACAAAGGGGTAgatggacagacaaacagacagaaacctACAGGTCTCCGGGGGTAATTGTACACGCATATAATTGTTAATGCTACATTCTTCACCGCTTTCAGGCTTCTCATCTCAGCTGATGCTGCACCCTGCCACCCAGGCCACCCTGAGTAGCATCCTGCTGTCAAGCGTGCAGGGTTACACACAGAGTACACCGTCCCCTCCGCCTGGCCTAGCCCCCATAGACAAGCAGACCAACGGGGTCCCTGACTGCACCAAGGGCCCATGCACTCTTAACGGACATGTCAAGGTTGGCccatttatatactgtatgctgcaTAACTTTGAGTTCACTTTGACTTTCTTGTTTAGTAAATTTCACTTGTCTTGTATGTATTTTGCTCTCTACGTGTATGTCCATGTATAGCATCCTGGCTCAGTCTATGGGAGGATAGCAACTGCGTCTCTTGCAGAAACTGTTTTGAGTCCAGCCCCATGTGACTCGGTCCAGGAGGCCAGCGGACACAATCCATCAGAGCCGCTGTCCAGCAAGTCCAGCCCAGATGAAGGTATTCCTCTTAACTCATAAAGAAACTCAAGGAGCCTGGCCTACACACTACACAAAATGTCTGTATGTggttgttgcatttttttgtggcaAAATCTTGCTTCATTGCTCGTATTTTATAGTAAAAAGTAACTTATTTTGCATTGGGTCATTTACAGAAAGGAGATCACATGATGTAAATCGGCCTGAAATCTGTCACTGTGCAAAAACATGTATAAAACTGGTAGTCTGCAACCctgtctgcatctgtttgagtaCATTCAGCCCTGAAGGATGCAGAGGCAAGTGACCTCACCTGTATTTCTTAGCTTATCTGCTAATCACCTCCCATCTAAAACATCAAGCCTATGCTGTTCAGATTTGAAGTTCTTCAGCAGGCAGAGCACCCACATGCCTATCATCTGTAATGTCTACCCCAGAATATTTAACTCTGTTTAAGATAATTTCAAACCTAagattattctgtatttttttttattttaaaccattttggCCATGTGTTTTTTAAGGAAATTATagtcatgttgttttctgaatAGAACTTTCACCCCGCTTAAGAAGTTAAAATCTTGTGATTTATGTGTGATTGTAACCTTTGATAGACGACATTTTTGACGCTGCTGAACCTCGGCCTTGCAGACTTGACATAAATGTCCAatttaagcttttccacttGAGATTTATGTAACCCTTAAACCCACTTTGAGGAAAATGCCTTGAATGAACTTATTTCTATTTCTCTATATTGTCCTCCTAACCTCATAGTCCCTCTGACTACGTTTATTATGTTGGAACGGAGACAGATTAACTGCTGGTCTCCTAGCGGTTCAGAAAGGccctcatttcctctgtgtCTTACATTCGCGGTTTTCCCCTCAAACTTGCACTCTCACGCGTCTCGTTTTTCCCCGCTGTTTTCTGAGCTGGTCCTCCCCCGATGTGGTGCATCCCAGTAAggtttcctctccctcccttacCTCCTCCTGTGTCCCAGAATGTGTTTGGACTGGCTCACCCAGTCTGCCTCGACTCTACGTTGTGGAATGAGGGAGTGCGGGGGGATTGTTCAAACATTAAACCCCAGAGAGCTTCATTTGATTGACTGACATCATATTATTTTACACTACACAGTACACCGTGCACCTCCAGATATTCCTGAATATGCACAcgcatacactcacacacacaggcacatccTGTTACACAGAGCAGGTTCCTGTCAGGCTGTAAGTAGGGTAGCAGGGGAAAACAACTATAAttacagctgctgtgtttttaattaatccAGGATCCAACTGAGACATGTCACACTTAaacgcatgcacacatacatatgccCACCAAGCTACGCACACTCCTTTACACTGACCCAGTCACTGCTGAGAACAGACTGTGCATGGCAGAAACTGAAAAGTGAGATGAAACATGAAGTATTTCAGCTGTGGTTGTCATAatactgtgtattttctgtACAGATGACAGCTGTaaactctgtctctgtgtttacacATTGTTTAAACGTTGGACCGACTTTAAgtagaaagaaatgaaaaggataatcaaaatatgtttgtgtttgtttcccttcAGGCTCTGACACATTTGTGGAAGTGGGCATGCCCAGAAGCCCCTCTCACTCAGCCAACGGGAACGAGCTGAAACAGATGCTGGCTTCGTGTAAGACGTCATCAGGGAAACGACAGGCTGTGGAGCTCCTGCAGGGCACCAAGAACTCccatctacagtatgtttgaaTCTAGAGGTCGTTTACGGCTCGTCTTGCTGCTGTTAGGCATCCCTTCTGAGATCATTTACAGCTCATGCTGTTGCAGTTTGGCAGTCCTCTATTAATTCCTTCACCGCAGAAACACTGCAATGAAATAGCATTCAGCGTAATCAAACCAAAGCatacagatttttatttttaaaagttgGACAAAACTGGATGctaacacacagtgacagagagggtTATTTTGTTCCATAAGGAGATTTAGATAAGTATTGGCTGCCATATGGATTGggttacacacactcaccctgGACAGCCCGTTTATTAGAATAACCAACTGTTTCTTGATAATAAACGTGTGTGCGCAGTCAAACCTGATGAGATGGGAGCAGTGACAGCCTCAGTGATTTTATGAGGCGAtgatgagatgaagaaaaggcTGTGCACTGCCTTGTGGCTCTGTACtttctgtaccttttttttAGGCTACATTTCTTTCACTCACGaagctgtatttctgtgtaatcCCAACAGTTCTGACTGTCTTCTCTCGGACGCCGAGTCCAGCTCATCAGATGGTCCTGTGGCGGATAAGAGGGCGCCCGGTAGCGAGCGTGCGGCTGAGAGGGCAGCACAGCTgaacgagagggagagaatcaGACTGGGACCACAGACCTCCTTCGCCAACATGCAggtaggcacacacacacacacacacacacacacacacacacaaactctgtttTGTGGGTATTAAGTCATTAAGGATTAAAACTGTTTGCTGTCTTTTCAGGCATTTGACTATGAACAGAAAAAGCTGTTGGCAACCAAAGGTAAGTTGACATTTGTGTCTGCTCAAATACTACAAGTCATTAGTAGGGCCTGGATGTAGCCCATAATTTAGCCTATTGTGAAGACAGACACATAATCTAAAGGTCACAACTGCCAGTAAATTCATCAACAGTTGTGTCCCACGAAAAAGTATATTTGAAAGTTAGCTCAATTTCCCTCTTAAAAATGTTTATCCCTGTGGACAGACGTTTTAAACTTTACTCTTAAAATCTTTGAATGATGTATGAATTTGTAATCATGGattcaacaaacacagaaaacgtCATCTAAAACTTTTGTTAAGATTCCAGACTTTCAAAGATATCAACTATgtggaaatgtgtataaaatactGCACATGACATGTAAAGTCTACCACATATAACACTCTAATCGGTGtgtaaaaatagttttaaaagaAAGGTTATTTATGGTagtttttagcttttttatAAGAAATGTTCATTTGCATTATCtatcattattatcatgtaTAGGTGTTTGTGTACATCACTGTACGTCTGTATTCACACAGCTATGTTAAAGAAGCCTGTGGTGACTGAGGTGCGGACCCCTACCAACACGTGGAGTGGTCTGGGCTTCTCAAAGTCCATGCCAGCTGAGACCATCAAGGAGCTGCGGAGAGCCAATCATGTGTCATACAAGCCCAGCATGAGCACCACCTACGAGGTCAGACATACAGACACCTCATTCGCAGTCTTTGGCTTTTACTGTCATTATGTGTATATTATAgaagattttatgtttttgtaccTTTTTATACTGAGATGCAGTGAAGTCACTCAGAACTCCTTTTTGAATGTTTGGATTGTCTCTCTTTGGTTTCTCTCTCAGGGTTCCCCGCTGTCCTTGTCTCGATCCGGCAGCCGGGAAGGCGTGGGGAACGGCAGTGACTCTGACAACTGGCGGGATAGGAACGGCGGCGGTAACGGCCTGCCGAGTCACGCCGAGTTCCCCTCCGCTGTCAGCAGCCCAAAGAGGAAGCAGAACAAATCTGGTCAGTTCAGCATGTTTTTGTAGTATCTCTGTTACAAGGACAAACGTGCACTGATCATTTTTAAGCATTGGTCAACTATGCAAAcatcacagacaacaacaaTTTACCAGTTCATCACTTGTTAGAGAGATGTTCCTCAGCAAAGTGAAACTCAATATGTTGTTACATTTTTGGCACTCACAGAAGGGCTTAATAGATTAAGGTGAAAAGGTCCCATTTTTAATTCCATTCCAGTTTAATAAGCTTAAAAAAACTACCTCACTGTGAATGATGAAACACTGAAGTGAACACACCTCAAGCTACTGCTGACTCATGTCCTCAGAGTTTATTACTTTATTCTTTTTTCAGAGACGGCACTTCAGCTAACTTCCATTGAATCTGCGTCTTACACCAACCTAGCTAGTCTGTGAGTCAGGAGCTAAATTGGTCTCATCAATCTAAATTTAGTTTTCTGAATACACATCTACATTTGTTGACTACTTAAAAAATGGTGTCATCACTTTCTGCTAAATATTCTTTGTATGACTGTGATATCTCAGATGTGAATGAATTATTGCTGTGTTTCTACAAGCTTCAAAATGATCGTCattgtgggttgtttttttttcatttttgcctcATTCCTTTGATGGACAGCTGCAGAGCATtacctcagcagcagcaactaCATGGACTGCATCTCTTCAGTAACTGGCAGCAACGGCTGCAGCCTGAACTCGTCTCTGAAAGGCTCAGACCTGCCAGAGCTGTTCAGCAAGCTGGGCTTGGGGAAGTACACAGACGTCTTCCAGCAACAAGAGGTAGTGGAGAATGTGAAGCCACTTCTACTAGTGTTGTGATTTTTAACCGAGGGACTGTCAACCTGAAGACGGGCACTGACATTTTCTAAAATTGCAAAGGAATTCCACtctttagccacactagcagtgaggctctagggatggcagcgtcagtcggtcagtccaccactttggtccagactgaagcaaccactggatggattgccatgaaatgtgttacaGATATTCAAGGACCCTAGAAGATGATTTCTAATGACTTCCCTTCCCTAatgatcccttaactttccCTTTTGCAAAATCACAAGGTGAAATTTTTGATTTGTCCAGCACTGTAATTTATgagcaaatacctgcaaaactaatggccaccaacctcagctgtacacAGCAAATGCTAAACTAGGATGGTGACCCTGGTACATTTTACCtactaaacatcaacatgttagcatggtcactgtgagcatgtcaTGCTGATTAGCTGAAAGTGTTGATGCTAGCAAGGCTGAAACTAAAGCTATGAGTTGCAAATGAAATGATGTCCCTACAATatttgcaataaaataaataagtgtcAGTCACAGGTGgcaattttaatttgttttattcatggtTTTATGGTTGAAGGTCTCCTGTTAGTAGTTAGTAGTAGTAAGTTTCTGCATTGTGGTAATAGTAGTGTTAAATGGACTTGTTGCTGCTTCCAGATTGACCTCCAGACATTCCTGACTCTAACGGACCAGGACCTGAAGGAACTGGGCATCACCACTTTTGGAGCCCGCAGGAAAATGCTGCTTGCCATCTCAGGTACAAATGAAGAAGAACATgtgattattacattttatttttccaaaattGCCAAAAGCACATTAACATGAGGGGAGATACAGTACAGAGATACCCACATACGACCACCTCTGTCTCCACTTGGTCTGTGCTGATAATCACTGATTCCAGCTGGAGACTCCTGCCAAGCCCACTCCTGCTGAAGGCAGTTCACACAAATTGGCTTATGTGTTTTCctattttgtatgttgttgcaaCAAGCCTGAGTGGAGTCCAGCTGTGCAGAAGGCAAGAAGTGGACTCCAACTGACAGAAGTCATGTGCACTGCCAACCACTGGATTTGAAAGCTATAGGTGGCCATTATTATTGGCAGACTAGTTGAGAAGTTCAAGACAGTGCTGTTGTAACTAATTTAtcttgtaaacacacaaaaacatgttgcagTAATTTGCACCAGCAGGAGTAAATGGGATTAAAGCACATTCTTCTTAGATGAGGGTGTTGGTATTTCTCCAGTTGCTCCAGCTGTCTCCCTAATGCTGATGTAGACTCTGTCCTGTTGTTGCACTGGATCTAATGTTCATGTTGTGGGTGTCGCACTTAATTACTGATGTCATATTTTGGACATTGTAATAGCTGGAGTTGTTCGGCTGCGTAAATTAATCACGCTCGTGTCGGGATCACGGGCTTCCTGCCATGAGTATTCTGTAAAAGTTCAGAAACCTCAGACCAGACGGGGTGACAGCAAGAGCAACAAGGGGAAATGGCGAGGCCGGCTCTTTAATTATTAAGGAAGCGGAGGGATCCAAGGCCAGAATTGGTTTCGCTGCCTGACGCCTCAGCCAAGCACAGGTCAACTTTCATCTCTGCTGACGGACTCTTAGACTCCAAAACAGGAACACGCacgtctctgtctttttgtctttctgtattttcttattcTCATTATAAAGAGATGGAGTGCCAGTCAAGGCAATCCAGGTTTTAACTTCCTGCCAGTCTGCCAGTAAAAAGAGCTTTCTGGAGCGAGCTGCCTGTCTCCAGTAATCAAACTGAAGGTTTATGCTGGCAGCGACAGAACGTGGCTATCATCTGAATCACTCAGAGATGCCAGAGTGtgcttttgacattttctatGAAAGCGTTTTGTCCAAGCAGCTGTGTAAAACCAGATGGACACAAAGAGGGCTTTTGTTGATATGAGCAATCCTGTAGTGATTTGAATCCAATTGTCTTGTCATTGTTGATCAATGGAgggtaaaaagaaatgttaacatACTCCTtggttgtgtttatttcttttctttgatttaCTTTAACTCCCAAGGCAACAGTAGGAGAACAGTAACATTAAAAGACATGTTTGTATTAATGCTACCACTGATGTTTTgtggtgctgtttttttttttttttttttttacagaacttAACAAGAACCGGAGGAAACTATTTGAGCCACCCATCAGGTCCTCCTTCCTGGAAGGGGGAGCAAGCGGTCGCCTCTCCCGTCAGTTTCACGCAGACATGGCCAGCATCAGCGGGCGATGGTAGGCGCCTCCAGACCTCCAGGCCATCCCAGAACCGTCCAAAATGGAGACCAGCCTCCAGTGTCCTTCTGTGCCTCAGCAGCCCAGGTTTCAGTGGTTGTTTACCCTCTTTCAGCTTCAGCTGAATCAAGACTGTTCAAAATGATGTCATTGCCATAtagtataaatgtgtgtgtgtgtgtgtatgtgtatatatatatatatatatatatgtgtatatatatatatatatgtgtatatatatatatatatgtgtatatatatatatatgtgtatatatatatatatgtgtgtgtgcatatatatgtgtatatatacatatatatgtgtatgtatatatatgtgtatatgtatgtatatatatatgtatgtatatatatatacatatatatatgtatgtatatatgtgtgtgtgtatatatatataaagccaTAGTTTTACCTGAAGTgccaacaagaaaacaagaaaaaagggATGTCTCAGATACATGAGGTTCAGTGTTCACTCCTTATAGAGTCGTTGAGTCTATCTGGAGCATTTATATATGAAGGTTGTTATGGTTCTGAAGAAGGGAAGAAGGGTACTGTCCAGTGTTTCTGTCCACTTTTTGTTCAAGGGAACAGGCAGAATGATTAGTACAATCATTTTACACATTGATACTACCTGCATTTGTGTTATGCTGTTGTATCAGTGACATGCACTTTAATGATACTGGACTTTTGCCTGTGAGAGCCTAATTCCTTAGATTGAAATAATGATAActatgcattttcttttttcattgaCTAAAAGCACAGATGCATTTTGTACCAAACCAAATGTAAGCACTTAACCAGTGAGATTAGGGCGCCGCCAAATGAAGTGCAAAATAGGTCAGCACGCCAAAGTGGTGGCTTCATCAACTTTAACACATATACCAAAGGAAAGTATCGTTGTGGCATTTGACCTTTGGCTGCCTTAAGTGTTGTGATAGGTGGTCATTCCTCCGAGGTCAGTGTTCATGTCCAACCgcactctgtttgtgtgtctgtgtatttctagacaaaacaaaaaaaaaaacatcaaatattttgtacTCATTATacattatgattttatttttagtttttattgctATTTTAGGGGACTGGGCGGGATGTTTAATGGTAATCAGTTTacatatgtatttttttatacGTTCATGAATGAGTTTCTATGATTTTGTAATTAGTTTATTAGtatcttttactttttgttttttctgcccTTTAATCTGTGGAGCCGTAATATGGCTGTGCCAttagacagcagcagagacatgagGCAGTTAGGCTAAGCTTTATAGGCCTCTCTCTGATTGTGTCAACAGGCATCTTTCTGtggtttttcttctctgtttgtttataGTACATGGTCTTTCGTCTCATCTGTTGTTTGTTGGTGTCGGCCTCCCTGTGGCCCCATCTGTGTGCCTAAAATCTCACAAAGCACTCCTCCGTGTATCCGGAACATGAGTTGGTATGCTAGAACAGTGtgcctttttttgtcttcctaTTCACTGGCTGTTTCATTTAGAGCAAGGAAAGACCTCGTAACAAAGCAAGGCCATGCCTTTGTAGCGAAAAGTGCCAATGTACATAAAGTCGTTTTTCAGCAGGGAGATATTTCGTTAAGAACACTAATATTTTTGTCTGACCTTACTCTCCAGATAGGAGGTGCATCACACAAAGAAGCAGTATATTCACAGCCAAGTGGGTTTCATGTGAGCATTTCTACAAGAGACACAAATAAGGAACCAAAGTCATCAGAGGGACTGTGAGATttaagatgaaaacaaatacaaatctgGAATTTTGTGGTATGTATCAGTCATGCAGACTAATATCCACAAAACCTGGTTAAGCAGAGTTTAATGAAGTCACAGGATTATGCACGCAGCAGCAGTGTTTATCATCAAAGCTCGTGTTTGTTCTGGGCGCCTGTATTTCGTTCAGTCGTGTTTTCAAAAAGTCTTTTTCCAACAGTTCGTTAACTTTGGACACCtcaagtgggtttttttgtgtgatatCTGAGGGTTTAGCCCACACGCCGATCCATCTTCCAAGGTCCTGAGCAATTTGTATCAAGTGCAATTAAGTGCctctttgtaattttttttttttttttatgggaagATGTGTCTATATTTGCAGTTAAGTACGTATAAAAACTAAGACTCAAACATTTCTTATCTTGGTTTAAATGAGAGTACAGTGTATAAAATCTATTAGGTATGTAGAGAAGAAGTTCTCACTGTCCAGTGTATGAGCATTTATCTGGACAAATGTAACTATAGACAGAATTAACAGCAGTCCTCATATAAtgtcaaacagagagaagtCGCTTGTCTTCTATTCCCGATGATCCCCTTTAAGGTGACTTTGTCTATCATGTTCACTTTTAACCACTTCCCACCCTCCCTCACATCTGATTCGAGCCATTCTCAATGTGGTTGTCAAGTTAATAACactataataaataatattctGACATGGTTGCCGACGCCAACCAggtaattgtctttttttttttcctttttgaagtcttaagaaaagagatgaagagggagaaagcTAATATAGAAAGGGATTGTTTATCCTGAGAGGAAACCCGGGGCTGGTTCGCCCCCACTCATCATGGTACTACATTGAAACTGTTGAGCACTGATTCTGCCAGTGCTGTGACTCGTGTTCCTGCCTAGCAGACATTTGATTTCATCCCTCACCTTGTTCGGATACGTTTGCTCGGAGGGTAGTAGAGGTTCTTATCTTATCAAgtgaatgttgttttaaaaaatattgaCGCATGTTATTGCAGATTTATTACGGATCAGTGAAGGGACTCGAGTCAAAACTTTTATTGCCAGTTTGTCTAGTCTTTGCCCTTGATagaatagtttgacatgtcTTTGATTTGTTGTATTAGTCATGTTGATGTTCCCAAAGGGATTTATTTGAAGGAGTCTTTGTACTGCAATCAAATGGtacatttataataaatgtaaaCCACTAAGGAAATTATGTAATATGTAACTTTTGTACAACTTTAATACaaccattgtttttgtgtgagagagGTACAATTCTGCACAAAGCTCCAGAGAAGAATTTGTGTATAAACATTGCCTTGTGGCCAAAGCTCTGTTCACTGTGGCATCCGTTGATGCTATTGTTATTCTGACTGTATTGTAGTACAGATATAAAcaggacctttttttttttttttgagaaattgTCAAgcaggcaaaagaaaatgtttgttcaaacattcaaatgatATTATGGTGGTAATAAATGTATGCAAACAAAGTcccttttttggttttgttttctgcatatCACAGAAATGTCCAAAGCATTCGTGTCCACAATCGTCGAATGGATGGAAACCTTCCAGAGCCATGTTAACTAAAATGGCTGTACCAGTGCACAGATACACTGAGggtctctgtcttttttaatgTAGTATTATGAAATCAGTACattttagatatatatatgcCAAAACATTACTGCTGACAGATTAAGTACCCATAAAGAACGGGGCTTATAAATAAGACCTGATTGTTAAGCCGCACACTACATTCACtttatcttgttttctgtttgacagCCTCACagctaaaatgtaatgaaaaacacagtCTGCAGGTTGAGAAACGGCCCGGTGCCATGCATGCCTACATGAAGCCTAATCCGCATAGCCAGGATCTGCTTAATCCAACAGAATGAATCTGCTGCGACTGATGGAGACTCTGGCAGAGACAATGCATACTGTAATGCATGAGAACCATTCCATTTTAAGCTCCGTCTCAAGTCTGGGGCTCTTTAAAATTACTGCCCATCTGTCCACCAAGAAACTGGAAATCATTTTGAGATTCTTCAGCAAAATTTTgttcttcccttttcctctttgtttttaaatgtttttttttccaggcatTATCCAGGTCATATAATCCAGTTCCCCTGTGATGAATTATCGGTTGAAGAGTTCAGATTTGAAAATCATCTATTTGAGTGAGGTCACGGTCACAAACTCTGCACTGTGTCGCCTGGctgtgacacatttatttacattaagcAATGACAATGTCT includes these proteins:
- the LOC139294237 gene encoding protein bicaudal C homolog 1-like, coding for MAAQCDALSGYLQQSDQGSNSERSTDSPLPGSEEDLSGPHPLPDPEWTEERFRVDRKKLEIMLLAASEGRVNGGEDFFQKIMDETQTQIAWPSKLKIGAKSKKDPHIKVCGKRENVREAKDRIMSVLDTKSNRVTLKMDVSHTEHSHVIGKGGNNIKRVMEETGCHIHFPDSNRNNQAEKSNQVSIAGQPGGVEAARVKIRELLPLVLSFELPAIMQSDPSSPTVQHISQTYNLTVSFKPPTRLYRATGVVRGSQNNANAVKRGTALLLEHLAGSLASTISVTTHLDIAPQHHLFMKGRNGSNIKHITQRTGAQIHFPDPNSPQKKSTVYIQGTIESVCLARQYLMGCLPLVLMFDIKEDIEVEPQCITALMEQLDVFISIKPKPKQPSKSVIVKSVERNAVNMYEARKFLLGLESNGVSSSSPSVALNPATNGPSPSLICPVGLDILASAGLGLSNLGFLGATAAHSLTNSAAPNAVLNSLNSSMSPLQTPSPSAPTASPSLWPSSLTSTQGFSSQLMLHPATQATLSSILLSSVQGYTQSTPSPPPGLAPIDKQTNGVPDCTKGPCTLNGHVKHPGSVYGRIATASLAETVLSPAPCDSVQEASGHNPSEPLSSKSSPDEGSDTFVEVGMPRSPSHSANGNELKQMLASCKTSSGKRQAVELLQGTKNSHLHSDCLLSDAESSSSDGPVADKRAPGSERAAERAAQLNERERIRLGPQTSFANMQAFDYEQKKLLATKAMLKKPVVTEVRTPTNTWSGLGFSKSMPAETIKELRRANHVSYKPSMSTTYEGSPLSLSRSGSREGVGNGSDSDNWRDRNGGGNGLPSHAEFPSAVSSPKRKQNKSAAEHYLSSSNYMDCISSVTGSNGCSLNSSLKGSDLPELFSKLGLGKYTDVFQQQEIDLQTFLTLTDQDLKELGITTFGARRKMLLAISELNKNRRKLFEPPIRSSFLEGGASGRLSRQFHADMASISGRW